The Syntrophobacterales bacterium region ACAAAGGCGACCAAGACCGGAATGAAAATCATGATCGGGCCGAGGTAAAAGATGGGTTTGTCCACATTGCGCGGGGTAAGGATCTCCTTGCCGAGGAGCTTCAACGCGTCGGCAAGCGGCTGGATAAGACCGTACGGGCCGACCTCTTTGGGACCGATCCGGAGCTGCATGTGCCCCGCCACTTTTCTTTCAGCCCAGGTCAGGATCAGGGCGTTAAAAACGACAAAGACAAACGCGGCGAGGAGGCCGACCGCAATCTTTACAATTTCCAGATCGAAAAATCGCAGATCAATGCTCATAATCTTCACTATCTGTTCCATTTGGCCATCACATATATAACCTGTCTTCTTGAGACGGGTTTTCTTACCGGTCTATTTCCGGGATTACCAGGTCAAGGCTGCCCAAAATCGCAACGGCATCGGACAGCAGGTTGCCTTTCGCCAACTCGGGGAAGATCATAAGATTGGAAAAAGAGGGAACCCGCCATTTCATCCGGTAGGGCTTGTCGCTTTCATCGCTGACTATGTAGATTCCCAACTCGCCGCGGGGGGTTTCAACAACATGATAGAGATCCCCCTTGCGCGGCTTGAGCTTCTTCGGGGCCTTTTCAACTATGAAGGGCCCGTCCGGGAGCCTCTCTATCGCCTGCTCGATGATGTTCAGGGATGTCTCCATTTCCTTGATCCGGATATGGTACATGTCAAGGGCATCGCCATTTGTTCCGATGGGAACCTCAAAATCAATTTCCGGATAAGCCGCATAGGGCTCCTTTTTCCGTAAATCCATGCCGATACCGGCGCCGCGTAAAACTGGGCCGCAGACGGCGTATTTTCGCGCCCTTTCCTTTTCGATGACGCCTATGCCCCTGGTGCGGTTGATAAATATGACATTGCCCCCGACGAGCTTCTCATACAGCGCAAAACGCCCCCGCATGCGGGCAATGACAGCCTTTGTCCCCAAAATGAAGGCATCATCCACATCGTTGTAAAGGCCGCCGAAGCGGAAATAGCAGTAGGTCAGCCGGGAGCCGGTGACGGCCTCCAAAACATCCTGGATATTCTCCCTGTCATCGAAGGCGTAGAGAAACGGAGAAAGCCCTCCCAGATCTGCAAGATAGGCGCCTATCCACAGGAGATGGCTGCAAATTCTGTTTAATTCCGTGGCAATTACCCGCACGTAATGGGCGCGCGCCGGGACGTCAATCCCGGCCAGTCGCTCGACGGCCGTAACATATCCCAGGTTAAACGACATCGCCCCCAGATAGTCCATCCGCCCGGTGTTGGGAAGAAACTGGTAATAGGAGCGGTTTTCCGCCATCTTCTCCTGCATCCGGTGCAGATAACCGAGTACCGGATAAGCATCCTCGATATACTCGCCATCCATTTTCAGGACAACCCGCAAAACGCCGTGCGTGCTCGGATGCTGGGGGCCCATATTAATAAATAACGAGTCATCCCGCAGCGCCGGAGAATATGAATTCAGCTCTTGCCTGTCCTTCTCGGAGACCGGTATTTTCTCTTTGCGCAACGGATAGAAATCAATTCCGTCATGCAGGAACAGGTAGGTCAGCCCCGGGTGACCTTCGAAACGAACACCGTAAAACTCGTGGATCTCCCGTTCATACCAGTAAGCGCAGGCATAAATTTTTGAAAGCGTCGGAGCCGCAGGCTGGGAGGGATCGAGCTTCAGGGTAACCTTTACCTTGCAGAGGGAGGAGTGAATGCTGAAAATATAGACAAGCTCGAGATAGTCTTTGTAGTCAACGCCAAGCTCAACGGCGAGATAAAAATGCCGTTCATCAAAAAAACCCGCCACCTCCAGGATGTCTTTCGCCTTTAAATCTACCGAAAGGTGATAGCCGCATTGGGGATAGCTTTCCTCGATTATCGTCAGATCGGCAAATGCCGCCTGCAGCTCAGCTTTTGTTTTATCTACCATCGCTCTACCGGTCCCGGGAATCTTCTTTTCCCTGTTATCTTTTCCTCGAGTTTCAGAAAACCTTCGAGCAGCCCTTCCGGCCGCGGCGGACAGCCAGGAACATATACATCTACCGGAACAAGTTTATCAACTCCCTCGATCAAGTTATACTGCCCCTCGAAAACAAACGGGCCGCCGGAAATGGCGCAATTGCCCATCGCAATCACCCATTTCGGCGAAGGCATCTGGTCATAAAGGGTGACTAAGACGGGCGCCATCTTCTTCGTTACCGTGCCTGAGACGATCATCAAATCGGCCTGGCGGGGGGAGGGTCTGAAAACACCCGCTCCGAACCGGTCAATATCAAAACGGGCCATCGCGGCAGACATCATCTCTATTGCGCAACAGGCGAGTCCGAAGGTCACCGGCCACAGAGAATTCGCCCTTGCCAGATCGAGCACCTTGTCCAAAACCGCAAAACTTACAGGTGGGAGATTTTCCTTTTCCAGGTAAACACCCCTTTCCCCCAGGCATAAACAACAGCCAAGGCAAGAATTACAACAAAGGAAAGCAATGCGTAAAATTCATGAATCCTCTCTCCCTTGGCATAACTTAGCGCAACGGGGAAAAGATAGAGAACGTCAACATCAAAGGCAATAAAGATAAGCGCGTAAACATAATAATGGATGCCGTATTTTATCCGGGCGCTGCCGAAGGGAGGGATCCCGCATTCGTACGTATTATGGGTATTTTTGCCCCTGGTTTTCGAAGCAAGAAGGTGGGGGAGAATGATGGAAAAAAGCGCAAATAATACTGCAACGAGGCTGAAAATGGCTACTGGTGTAAAGTCTTCTAAATTAGTCATATAAAACTCAATTCCAATCAAGCTGCATCTGAACCGCTCAACGGCTCACTGAACTTGGCGCTCTTTAACAATGATGCCATTCGTTGTCAAGATTTTTTTCACTTTAAGTGCAAAAGGCAACTGCTCACAACTGCATGAGCCAGCCCCAGCCGGCAAGCAACAGATAAGATAAAAGCGTGACAGCAATCAAAATTCCTACCGCCGGTCGGTAATCGTCCGGATCATAGTCTCTGGCATCGGCCTTGCCCGAAAAGAAAGAAACCGGGTTTTTGCCGATAACCACAAGTCTGCGGACTATGCCATTGATGCTCTTTTCCGCCCTATTGAAAAGCGCTTCGACATTCACGGTAAAAATTCTTTCCACCAGTTGCGCCGGCTTGCGGTAGAACCAGTCCACATCGAGGGCTATTTCCGCTTTTCCGGCAACCTTTTTCCGATAAATCCAGAAGGCGACAAACGTAAAAATCAAGATCTGAGACGTTTCGGTCAGATGGATAAGCGTGTATGGCGCAAAGGGAATGTGAAAAGGCAGCATCTCGTAGAGAAGATTCGGCATGACCCCGAATAATATACAGAAAAAAGCGGCTATCGTCATGGCGAAATACATATTCACACGCAAAGGAATTGGCGACAAGCCCCGGTCCTTGCCAAACCACGTATAATAAGGCAACTTCAGGCCGATGGACAAAAAGGTCCCCACGGAAGCGAGTGTCAGCAAGAGCCAGACCATTGTGTAATGCGCCTCTCCCGCTGCCGCGATGACCATTGATTTGCTGATGAACCCGTTGAAAAGGGGAAAGCCGGAAATGGAAAACGCGCCGATCATATAAAGCCATAAAATAAGGGGCTGTTTTTTCACCAGACCGCCCAACTCGGTCATTTTGCTTTTCCCTGTGGTATAGATGACGCTTCCCGCTCCCATAAAAAGAAGCGCTTTGTAGAGGATGTGGCTAAACGCGTGGGCTGTAGCGCCGTTAATGGCCAACTGCGTGCCGATCCCGGCGCCGGCAACCATGTATCCCACCTGACTGATGATGTGATAAGACAGGATGCCGCGGATGTCGTTTGCCAGAACGGCAAAGACAACGCCGTAAAGCGCCATGAAAACGCCGAGAAAAACAAGAATTTCCCAGCCGGGGAATATTCTCAGCAAGACATAAACGGCGGTTTTCGTAGTCAGGGCGCTCAAAAAAACAGCCCCCGTCACCGTCGCTTTCGGATAGGCATCGGGGAGCCAGGCATGTAAAGGTACAACCGCCGCATTTAACGCGACTCCACCCAAAATCAGCCAGGAGGAAAGGGCGTTGCCGGGGGGAAGCTGTTCAATCAGGATTTGCCCTGTCTCCGCGACGTGCATAATGATTCCGGATAGTAAAAGTGCGCCGCCAAAGAGATGAAAGATAAGATAGCGCATCCCCGCCCGTCCGGATTCCTCAGTTTTACTCGCCCAGACCAGGTATGCGGAGGGAATGCTCATCAGCTCCCAGAAGACAAAGAGAGTAAAGAAATCACCGGCAAACGTAACCCCTATGGCGCCCGCTGCATACAGCAGGGCCGCCGCCTGTTCCGCTTTTTCCCGGACATGAAACGCAAAAAGCGCGCCGATGAACGTAATCAAGGCAAATATCGTCCCGAAGACACGACTCAAACTGTCCATCTTGAACAGTACGAGCTGATAATCCATGAACTTCAAGGTGAGATTTATCCCGACCGGCGCCAACCAGACGGCAAGCAGGGCGAGTAACGGAATGAGCAGCGTGAGATAAGCGCGAGACAGTCTTGGCAAGAAGGGAAGGAGCATGGCGCCGGCAACCATGATGATAAACGGGGCTACGGTTGTTTCAATTCCCATCGTAGTAGTCCTCCCGCTTGGACAACAAAATCTTGCCGAGAAATTTTGCAAAAATGATTATCAACAGACAACCGAAAAAACCGAACAGGGCGAAGAAACCGGGAATTGCACTCCACCACCCATGGAGCTCATCGCCGGTCGTCATAATACCTCCCGCGATGGAAGCCGCGCCGCCAATTCCCAGAAGAGCCCAGCGCAATTTATTCATGATCCGGTTACCCCCAAGATGCTGCCGCTTACCTGAACGGCAAGACTATAGAAATGCAGAAACAGATCGGGACGAATCCCCCACAAGATCGATAAAAATGCCGTAACAGCAAGAGGAATAACAATAGCCAAGGAAGCCTCTCCCCTGAGAAACGGCGCGGCAGGGCTCTTGAAAAAGGCCCGATAAACAACCGGGGCAAAATATCCGGCATTGAGAATGCCGCTCAGCAACAGTAGTGCCAGCGGAACAACGGAACCGGCCTGCAAAGATCCCAGTCCCAGTTGCCATTTACTGACAAAGCCGTTGAGCGGCGGGACTCCCGCCAAGCCGATCGCGCCGATAGTAAAGGCGCCCATCGTCCAGGGCATCACCCGGCCAATGCCATCGAGTTCACTGATTTTTTCCTTATGGTGCGTCACATAAATTGCCCCGGCGCAAAAAAAGAGCGTGATTTTCATAGTCGCATGGCTGGCTATATGGAGCAGACTGCCGACAAGCGACGCAGGTGAAAGCAGCGCCGCGCCGAGAACAATATAGGACAAGTGCCCGACTGTCGAATAGGCCAAACGATGCTTCAGGTTATCCTGCCTGAAGGCAAGCAGTGAGGCAAAAATGATCGTAACGCCGGCAAAGGCCGCCAATATGATATTAAGATCGAATTGTCGCATCAATTGCGGCCCGAAAACAAAACCGACAACCCTCACAACTCCGAATACCCCGGATTTGACCACCGCGACGGCGTGCAGCAGGGCGCTAACCGGGGTCGGAGCTACCATCGCCGCCGGAAGCCAACTATGCAGCGGCATAATGGCGGCCTTTACCCCCACGCCGCCGATAAAAAGGGCAAAAAGAACTAAAACCGTACCCGGCGACAGCAAGGCATCCCCAAACATCCCCCCCGCTTTGAAATCGAGAGTTCCAGCCAAACGGTATGTCCAGGCCGTCGCCGCGATCAACAGCACCCCCGCGGTAAGGGTATAGACGAGATACTTACGGCCCGCCGCTATGGCCACAGGAGTTTCCTTGTGAATAACCAGCGGATAGGTGGCAATGGTCAATATCTCGTAAAAAAAGATGAATGTCAGCAGGTTGGCGGCAAAGGCGACGCCGATGGTCGCGGAAAGGCAGATCGCGAAGCTTGCAAAATACCGGGTCTGCTTATGCTCATTCAAACCCCGCACGTAGCCGATGGAGTAAATGGAAGTCAACATCCAGAGACCGGAGGCGATCAACGCAAAAAAAATCCCAAAGGAGTCTGCTTTCAGCGCCAGCGAGATGCCGGGAGATATTTCCCAGAATGTGAATTCAGCCACCTTTCCTGCCAAAACGCCCGGCAACAGCAGAAGCACAAACGAAAATTTGGCAACGCTTGCCGCAAGCGTCCAGAATTCCCTTATAAAAACATGTCTGGAACTCAAGGCAATCAGCAGAGCGGCTGCCAGCGAAACCAAAACCGCACAGAGCGGCAGCAAAGATCTGTAAATTTCAGGATCGGTCATTTTCGTTCGTCCGTTACATTCCCGCAGGAATGATGTTCTGGATAATCCCCTTCACAATAGCCGAGTTGAACAAGCCGATAAAGATAAGGGAAAAAGAAAGGACAACTACCGGAATGGTCAGTGAAAAATTCTCTCCTCCGGCAATGGTCACTTCGTTCGTTGCATTTTCCGGGGCGTTCCCTGCCTCAGTAGCACGGTCCGGCGGCGACTTGAGATAGATATTTTCAAGGATCCGGAAAAAATAAACGGCATTCAACAGGCTGCTGGCCATAATCACCGCCAGAAAAAGCCAGTTTCCCTTATCCACTGCGCCCAACGC contains the following coding sequences:
- a CDS encoding NADH-quinone oxidoreductase subunit B gives rise to the protein MEKENLPPVSFAVLDKVLDLARANSLWPVTFGLACCAIEMMSAAMARFDIDRFGAGVFRPSPRQADLMIVSGTVTKKMAPVLVTLYDQMPSPKWVIAMGNCAISGGPFVFEGQYNLIEGVDKLVPVDVYVPGCPPRPEGLLEGFLKLEEKITGKRRFPGPVERW
- a CDS encoding NADH-quinone oxidoreductase subunit D translates to MVDKTKAELQAAFADLTIIEESYPQCGYHLSVDLKAKDILEVAGFFDERHFYLAVELGVDYKDYLELVYIFSIHSSLCKVKVTLKLDPSQPAAPTLSKIYACAYWYEREIHEFYGVRFEGHPGLTYLFLHDGIDFYPLRKEKIPVSEKDRQELNSYSPALRDDSLFINMGPQHPSTHGVLRVVLKMDGEYIEDAYPVLGYLHRMQEKMAENRSYYQFLPNTGRMDYLGAMSFNLGYVTAVERLAGIDVPARAHYVRVIATELNRICSHLLWIGAYLADLGGLSPFLYAFDDRENIQDVLEAVTGSRLTYCYFRFGGLYNDVDDAFILGTKAVIARMRGRFALYEKLVGGNVIFINRTRGIGVIEKERARKYAVCGPVLRGAGIGMDLRKKEPYAAYPEIDFEVPIGTNGDALDMYHIRIKEMETSLNIIEQAIERLPDGPFIVEKAPKKLKPRKGDLYHVVETPRGELGIYIVSDESDKPYRMKWRVPSFSNLMIFPELAKGNLLSDAVAILGSLDLVIPEIDR
- a CDS encoding NADH-quinone oxidoreductase subunit A, whose protein sequence is MTNLEDFTPVAIFSLVAVLFALFSIILPHLLASKTRGKNTHNTYECGIPPFGSARIKYGIHYYVYALIFIAFDVDVLYLFPVALSYAKGERIHEFYALLSFVVILALAVVYAWGKGVFTWKRKISHL
- a CDS encoding Na(+)/H(+) antiporter subunit D — translated: MGIETTVAPFIIMVAGAMLLPFLPRLSRAYLTLLIPLLALLAVWLAPVGINLTLKFMDYQLVLFKMDSLSRVFGTIFALITFIGALFAFHVREKAEQAAALLYAAGAIGVTFAGDFFTLFVFWELMSIPSAYLVWASKTEESGRAGMRYLIFHLFGGALLLSGIIMHVAETGQILIEQLPPGNALSSWLILGGVALNAAVVPLHAWLPDAYPKATVTGAVFLSALTTKTAVYVLLRIFPGWEILVFLGVFMALYGVVFAVLANDIRGILSYHIISQVGYMVAGAGIGTQLAINGATAHAFSHILYKALLFMGAGSVIYTTGKSKMTELGGLVKKQPLILWLYMIGAFSISGFPLFNGFISKSMVIAAAGEAHYTMVWLLLTLASVGTFLSIGLKLPYYTWFGKDRGLSPIPLRVNMYFAMTIAAFFCILFGVMPNLLYEMLPFHIPFAPYTLIHLTETSQILIFTFVAFWIYRKKVAGKAEIALDVDWFYRKPAQLVERIFTVNVEALFNRAEKSINGIVRRLVVIGKNPVSFFSGKADARDYDPDDYRPAVGILIAVTLLSYLLLAGWGWLMQL